One region of Hoeflea sp. 108 genomic DNA includes:
- a CDS encoding VOC family protein — translation MKLNHANLATSDVAALAGFFADHFGFRLDAIRGRDAFAVLTGSDGFALNLMKPGTSDGPYPAGFHVGFFVESPELVRVKQAELAAAGFAPGEIQELTRGGTRSTTFYCNAPGGVLVEVASS, via the coding sequence ATGAAACTCAACCACGCCAACCTCGCCACGTCCGATGTGGCGGCCCTCGCCGGATTCTTCGCCGATCATTTCGGCTTCCGGCTCGACGCCATACGCGGCCGGGATGCCTTTGCCGTCCTGACCGGCAGCGACGGCTTCGCGCTCAACCTGATGAAGCCCGGGACCAGCGACGGCCCCTACCCCGCAGGTTTCCATGTCGGCTTCTTCGTCGAAAGTCCGGAGCTTGTCCGCGTCAAGCAGGCCGAGCTGGCTGCAGCCGGCTTCGCCCCGGGCGAGATCCAGGAACTGACCCGCGGCGGCACAAGGTCGACAACCTTCTACTGCAACGCCCCCGGCGGCGTTCTGGTCGAAGTCGCCTCGTCCTGA
- a CDS encoding TRAP transporter substrate-binding protein, producing the protein MDRRSFIRKAGTTGVGAAAAAATLAAPAIAQSNPKVTWRLASSFPKSLDTIYGGAEVLSKYLSEATDGNFTIQPFAAGEIVPGLQAADAAAAGTVEACHTVAYYYWGKDPTWALGAAVPFSLNARGINAWHYHGGGIDLFNEFLATQGLYGLPGGNTGVQMGGWFRKEINTVEDLKGLKFRVGGFAGKVLEKLGVVPQQLAGGDIYPALEKGTIDAAEWVGPYDDEKLGFHKVAPYYYYPGWWEGGPTVHFMFNKAKVEELSPAYKSLLRTAAQAADANMLQKYDHLNPTAIKSLVANGAQLRPFSPEILSACFEAANGVYAEMEASNAGFKKVWDSIKAFRKDHYLWAQIAEYNYDTFMMIQQRNGKL; encoded by the coding sequence ATGGATCGCCGTTCATTTATCAGGAAAGCCGGCACGACTGGCGTCGGAGCGGCAGCAGCCGCTGCGACGCTCGCCGCTCCGGCCATTGCCCAGTCCAATCCGAAAGTGACCTGGCGTCTGGCCTCGTCGTTCCCGAAGTCGCTCGACACGATCTACGGTGGCGCCGAAGTGCTGTCGAAGTACCTGTCGGAAGCGACGGACGGCAACTTCACGATCCAGCCCTTTGCCGCCGGCGAAATCGTTCCCGGACTGCAGGCAGCTGACGCGGCCGCTGCGGGCACCGTCGAAGCCTGCCACACGGTGGCATACTACTACTGGGGCAAGGACCCCACGTGGGCACTGGGTGCGGCCGTGCCGTTCTCGCTCAATGCGCGCGGCATCAATGCCTGGCATTATCACGGCGGCGGTATCGACCTGTTCAACGAGTTCCTCGCGACCCAGGGCCTCTACGGCCTGCCCGGCGGCAACACCGGCGTGCAGATGGGCGGCTGGTTCCGCAAGGAGATCAACACTGTCGAGGATCTCAAGGGCCTCAAGTTCCGCGTCGGCGGCTTTGCCGGCAAGGTGCTGGAGAAGCTCGGCGTCGTGCCGCAGCAGCTCGCCGGTGGCGACATCTATCCGGCGCTCGAAAAGGGCACGATCGATGCTGCCGAGTGGGTCGGTCCCTATGACGACGAGAAGCTCGGCTTCCACAAGGTCGCGCCCTACTACTACTATCCCGGCTGGTGGGAAGGTGGCCCGACTGTTCATTTCATGTTCAACAAGGCCAAGGTCGAGGAACTCAGCCCGGCATACAAGTCGCTGCTGCGCACGGCTGCCCAGGCGGCAGACGCCAACATGCTGCAGAAGTACGACCACCTGAACCCGACCGCGATCAAGAGCCTGGTTGCCAACGGCGCGCAGCTGCGTCCGTTCAGCCCGGAAATCCTCTCGGCCTGCTTCGAAGCGGCCAACGGCGTCTACGCCGAAATGGAAGCTTCGAATGCTGGCTTCAAGAAGGTCTGGGACTCGATCAAGGCGTTCCGCAAGGACCACTATCTGTGGGCCCAGATCGCCGAGTACAACTACGACACCTTCATGATGATCCAGCAGCGCAACGGCAAGCTCTAA